CGGTGATCTCCTCGACGTGGCCCTTGCCCACGCGCTCGGAGAGCTCGTCCCAGTCGCGCTTCAGCGTGACCTCCTCCTCGGGGCTCGGCGACCAGAGGAGGGGCATCCCGATCCGCCGGTAGGGCACGGGGACCTCGGGGGTCGCCTCGATGGGCACCCAGAGGACGCGCGCGAGCTTCTCCCGCACCGGGGATCGCTCCCACGACAGCTCGCCCATGGTCTCGAGAGGAGCCGAGCAGACGAAGGTCGACTCCTTGGGCCTGCCCTCGAGGTCGACGGGGACGGTCTTCAGCTCGACGCCGAGGAGCTGGAAGTCCGGCTCGCCCCTGCTGGAGGCGGTGGCGCCCAGGCTGATCTCGAGCAGCTTGCCGATCCAGCCCTTCGAGCGGCTCACGTCGGCGAGGGGCACCGCGTGGCGCTCGGCGATGGCGCCCAGGGGATGCCCGGCGAGCGAACGCGCCCGGCCGAGGAGCTCGGCTTCGCTGGCAGGGGGCGAGACGAGG
The Vulgatibacter incomptus DNA segment above includes these coding regions:
- the mutH gene encoding DNA mismatch repair endonuclease MutH gives rise to the protein MFSFALVSPPASEAELLGRARSLAGHPLGAIAERHAVPLADVSRSKGWIGKLLEISLGATASSRGEPDFQLLGVELKTVPVDLEGRPKESTFVCSAPLETMGELSWERSPVREKLARVLWVPIEATPEVPVPYRRIGMPLLWSPSPEEEVTLKRDWDELSERVGKGHVEEITAHIGCHLQLRPKGANARSARWGVNEEGDPIRTLPRAFYLRASFVREVLARGYAPSGRSP